A genomic window from Anthonomus grandis grandis chromosome 4, icAntGran1.3, whole genome shotgun sequence includes:
- the LOC126735262 gene encoding forkhead box protein D2-like: MLAMEEECRHLATEDIKEVDLMMDQRYSMPDSPLDLRGSNESHSPIKSEDGYTAEKSPKKSGHQLIKPPYSYIALITMAILQSPHKKLTLSGICEFIMTRFMYYREKFPAWQNSIRHNLSLNDCFIKIPREPGNPGKGNYWTLDPLAEDMFDNGSFLRRRKRYKRPSANLMLRDHHASAMVAQFLQSQENYHSGLFTHPTLHNPYSYIPGIPNNISNGLPLLSPMDLSRLGLPPLALLPQPNICKPVPVQPTTITPDVEDYMPTQIHKKVRTGFSIDSIIGTEGKGTNKTDSSRKSDSQSPEIGVHPRMSAFSPLSSSDDWTR, encoded by the coding sequence ATGTTAGCCATGGAAGAAGAGTGTCGTCATTTGGCGACAGAAGATATTAAAGAAGTAGATTTAATGATGGACCAGCGATATTCAATGCCGGATAGTCCGTTGGATCTGCGCGGTTCTAACGAGTCCCACTCCCCAATTAAATCAGAAGACGGATATACAGCAGAAAAATCTCCTAAAAAGTCGGGACATCAGTTAATCAAGCCACCCTACTCATATATTGCCCTAATTACTATGGCAATACTACAGTCTCCTcacaaaaaacttactttaagTGGCATCTGTGAGTTTATTATGACAAGATTTATGTACTACAGGGAAAAGTTTCCTGCTTGGCAAAATTCAATAAGGCACAACTTATCTCTTAATGACTGCTTTATAAAAATCCCTAGAGAGCCTGGCAATCCCGGTAAAGGTAACTACTGGACCCTAGATCCTTTAGCAGAAGACATGTTTGATAATGGCAGCTTCCTAAGACGTAGAAAACGCTATAAAAGGCCATCGGCAAATTTAATGCTTCGGGACCATCATGCCTCAGCCATGGTCGCTCAATTCCTCCAAAGCCAAGAGAACTACCACAGCGGGTTGTTTACACATCCGACCCTTCACAACCCTTATTCTTATATACCAGGTATCCCAAATAACATATCAAATGGGTTGCCACTATTGAGCCCAATGGACTTATCCAGGCTCGGGCTGCCTCCTTTGGCTTTACTTCCACAGCCGAATATATGTAAACCAGTGCCAGTTCAGCCAACAACAATTACTCCAGACGTTGAGGACTATATGCCAACGCAGATCCATAAAAAAGTCAGAACAGGGTTTTCAATAGACTCGATTATAGGCACCGAAGGTAAGGGAACAAATAAAACTGATTCTTCACGGAAAAGCGATTCGCAAAGTCCCGAGATCGGCGTGCATCCAAGAATGAGTGCGTTTTCTCCGTTATCTTCGAGTGACGACTGGACAAGgtga